Within the Telopea speciosissima isolate NSW1024214 ecotype Mountain lineage chromosome 4, Tspe_v1, whole genome shotgun sequence genome, the region gaaaaaaaaaaaatcaaagaatcacacatcaatgcattttgagtttatatcaataaataagagaagggagtcgaggGTTTTTTACTAATTTAGAATCGGTTTTATGGGTGTTTTTTAAGAAGGAAAATTACATtgtcaccccctgaggtttgtactaaatacagaaTGACCtttgtgtttttaaattatataaTCGCATCCCTTGAGTTCTCACTTCGTCAGTTACGTGTTACGGTTTTGATTAAATTTACCTTCAAATGATTAATATATCCTTTTTTagggtgtgagcttaccattttgcccatcgGTCAGATTTCAGTAATGGCATTAACCCACCCACCCTAACCTAACTTGAGttatctctcctctctcactcctacTTCTCTCTCTTTACTGTAACTCTGGGATGGAAGAAGTGCATGAGTGCATCCCATTCGTCTCGATGGGAATATGGTTCAGAAAGAACATCCTGCAGGGTACAAGCAAGGGTTTGAGGGAGGAAACAACGGAAATAAGGTTTGAGAAGTCATTATCTCACTATCGAATCTAGAGGGAACCGAATTAACACAGAATTGAAAAAATGAATCAGGATCGAGGatagaagaacaaagaaagaaaaatataaattcaATTTACTAAAATTTGAAAGGCAATTGGAGGAAAGGAGATAGCAAGCGTGGAGGATTTAGTGGACGATGTATGTAGACTTGAATTCGAGATCGAGAGAGATAGCGAAGAATCTGGGGGCAGTGGAAGCTGAAGTTCAGGGCCCGAGAATCTGTCACATGGAGACATGACGACATGGGGGAAGGGAAAACATGAGTGCAAGCTGCAGAAGCTCGGGCCTCGGGAGGGCAGCGTCTTTGAGGACTTGAAAACCAAGTCGTAGATTTTAGATGATGAGtagatctctctctcctctgtaaATCTGTGAAGTTAAAAGGGGATTCGGTATTAGCAGCATAAAATATGTTTTGGAATTCGTTTTCTATGGAGGGTTAGAGGGTCTTCAGGCTTTGGCTTATGAAGTAACAAACAAACTACGATTATCGAAAACAAAAGTCAAAATCACTCTTCTGAGAAAGTAATAAACTTCTGAATTTTCCATCCTTCTCTGAAGAAAGGCGATACCCATCACTTGGTCTCGCTCACCTTCACCACCTACGGTTCTCTCCTTCCCCTAGACCAACCTTCATCCGATCATTATCAGCACAAAACCCTGATCCTAGAATCAGAAACCCACGAAAACCCATCTCCTGATTCAGTCATCAACGCTTGGGAACTCATGGCCGGCCTTGACGACCTCGATTTCTCCTCCAAGCCTAACTCTGTTTCCTTCCTTGACCGATCTTACTCTATCCGCCATGATTGCTCATCCTCTAAGAAACCCCCAAATCAGAGGTTTTTATCGAAGGCATGAGTGATTGCAACGAGAGGAGAGGAGGTCGTCGTCACCATCGTAGTCCCAGAGGAGAGGAGCGGTGAAGGGCCGGCAGTGAGGGAGTTCACGCTGGTTGCCGTCGTCTCCGAGAGTTgcagtagagagagagagagctaggAGTGAGAGGGGAGAGATAACTCAGGTTAAGTTAGGGTGGATGGGTTAATGCCATTAGTGAAATCTGACcaatgggcaaaatggtaaattCATATCCTAAAAAGAGTATATTAATCATTTGAAGGCAAATTTAACCAAAACGGTAACATTTGACTGACGCAGTGAGAACTTAGGGGAAACCGTAACACTTGATTACCGAGTGAGAACTCAGGAGGTGTgattgtataatttagaaacacaggggatTGCTCTGTATTTAATATAAATCTCAAGATGTGATAgtgtaattttttctttaaaaaatgattaaacGTATCAAATTTGTCATGACTCAAGTAAAAATACCAAATATTATTTGCCTTGAATGATTTACGATTgagtctcgtcattttttatCTTAGTTGGGTCTATATGACTTTTGAccagattttttaaaattttgactcgacttggATGACTTGTTCCAATCAAAACCGAAAATTTCAACAGTGTTTGGAACATGGCCTATGAATATCAGTAGTAACAAATTACAAACATTAGAATTCGATTCATTATTAAAACAAGAACTAAgagataagggtaaaatagggaGAATACAATTATTTCTGGATCAATAGGTCTGATATGAGTGAAACTTGGATCAAGTTCTTACTTTTGACTATGTTTGGAAGccgagaaaagaaaagagaaactccaaaaaaatttgaaatttgagagAGATATATAAATAAATCAGTCATTGTATCATCATAGTTTTCCTCAGTAtgttttttgcccttttttctaTTATTGGCTTCCAAGTTCCAATAGCCTTAGGGTTAAAATGTAATTGGACGGATGACGAGATGAATGAAATTAATGCTTTGAATGAGGTTTATGACGTCATATTCCCCATTCGACGGTTGAGATCGAGCGCTACAAGCCAACAGTAAATCAACGAGTCAAATAAGATGACTTATTATATTAACCTACGACCGGTGGTGACATTGTCGGCTACTACCGTATTCTCTGTGTGTTCGcttcatcctctctctctctctttctctttgccCGAAAAGAACCGAACTGAAATCCAGATCCTGAGCAGAAACGCACAAGTCTCTGGTGCAGCGAAGGCGAGAAATTCTCGCCCCAGAAAGCTCTGTTAAAGGTGTAAATGGCGCTCAATCTTCGCCAGAAACAGACCAGTAAGACTTCTCTCTACTTCTTCAATACTTTCAGTTCCAGCGCAAAAGATTAAACtcgaaacaaagaaaagaatcgttactaattttctttttatcgtCTCTGCTTCTAGTTTTTTGAATTTCCCAATTCATTTTAATGGATAGGTTGTATCATTCGGATGCTGAATCTGAATCAGCCCTTGAATTCGAACGGGAATGTGGACGAGGAGGTTTACAAGATCTTGGTATACGATAGATTCTGCCAGGACATTCTCTCGCCTTTGATCCATGTCAAAGAACTCCGCAAATACGGAGTGACTCTGTATTTTCTCATCGACAAGGAGAGGAAATCGGTCCCCGATGTCCCTGCAGTCTACTTCGTGCAGCCTAGTCCATCAAACATTCAGCGGATCATTGCAGATGTATCTGTTCCGCTCTATGAGAACTTCCACTTGAATTTCTCGTCTTCCATCCCTCGGCCACTGCTCGAGGATCTTGCCTCCGGAGCCGTGAAGTCCGATTCAATTCAACGGATCTCGAAGGTGCACGACCAGTACTTAGAATTCGTAACGCTCGAGGACAACATGTTTTCGCTGGCGCAGAAATCATGTTACGTCCAACTGAATGATCCCTCTGCAGGGGATCGTGAGATTGAGGGGATCATAGAGAAAATTGTGAGTGGATTGTTCTGTGTCCTGGCAACACTCGCTGTAGTTCCCATCATAAGGTGCCCACGAGGTGGACCTGCGGAGATGGTTGCATCTGAACTCGACTCTCGACTGCGTGATCATCTGATATCGAAGAACAATTTGTTCACAGAAGGGGGAAATCTTGGGAGCTCTTTCCAGCGTCCAATTCTGTGTATTTTCGACCGGAATTTTGAACTTTCGGTTGGAATCCAGCATGATTTCAGGTATCGTCCTCTCGTCCATGATGTTCTTGGCTTGAAGCTTAACAGGTTGACTGTGCCAGGGGAAAAGGGGGGTCCTCGTTCGTATGAATTAGATAAGTCAGACCCGTTTTGGGTGGCAAATGGGTCATTGGAATTCCCAGAAGTTGCTGTAGAGATAGAGAACCAGTTGAATAAGTATAAGAAGGATGTGGATGAGGTGAACAAGAGGACGGGTGGGAAAGATACGGCTGATTTTGATGGTCAGGATTTGATTGGCAACACAAAACATTTAATGAGTGCTGTGAACTCACTGCCTGAACTTACAGAGAGGAAGCAGGTCATTGATAAGCACACCAATATAGCCACTGTGCTGTTGGGTGAGATCAAGGAGAGGTCATTGGATTCTTATGTTAAGAAGGAGAATGACATGCTGATGAGAGGAAGCATTGACCGGAATGAACTGCTTAGTGTCCTCAGTGGAAAAGGCTCTAAAGTTGATAAGCTTCGGTTCGCTataattttccttctttctgcGGAAACTACCCCTCAGTCAGAACTGGAAGCAGTGGAAGCTGCTCTGAGAGAATCTGAGGTGGATACTTGTGCATTTCAGTATGTAAAAAAGATCAAATCACTGAATGCCTCTTTGGCTTCGGCAAGTTCTGCAAGCAAGAATAACATTGTTGATTGGGCCGAGAAGCTGTATGGACAATCACTTAGTGCTGTGACAGCAGGTGTAAAGAATCTCTTGTCAGGTGATTGGCAGTTGGCATTGACAAGGACTGTAGAAGCCCTAATGGAGGGGAAGCCAAACCCTGACATTGAATCGTTCCTCCTGTTTGATCCTCGTGCCCCAAGGTCAAGCTTGGGGGCCAGTGGCAATCATTTGAAAGGACCATTCAAAGAGGCAATTGTGTTCATgataggtggtggaaattatGTGGACTTTGGGAGCTTGCAAGAGTTTGCTCACCGTCAGCAGCCTGCCAAACATGTTATATATGGAACAACAGAAGTTCTTACAGGAGCAGAGTTTGTTGACCAGCTAACACTGCTAGGACAGAAAATGGGGTTAGGCAGTAATCCTGTTAGTCAATCCCATTGAAGCAGAtagttaatttttgtttaaaggTTGCTTTTGATGGTGTACAAATGAAGTGGGTGGCTTACAGGCTGTTCAAGGTCACTACTCAGTAGGGACGCTTGTTTATCTGAACCTGGTCTACGTTGATGTATTTACTTTTGAGATCAGCTTGATGTTCGAATGAAAACCAACGATGGTATTATCTAGGACATAGAAGTCATGCTATTTCTATTCATTATGTGAGTAGGCTccaacattttctttttttctttctttcttttcagcatatctttccctcctttttctttgtatttgaaaattttacttccTGAAGAGAAGCATTAATGTAATCCATAATGATGCGAATCCTTTTTTGGGAGTTCCTCTAGTTTTATGGAATCCCACTTTATATTTTTGTTAGAAAAATGTTAGATATAAATTGTCAAGACTTCATCCATTTTCAAGCTTGGATCCGCTtagttttcatttttgttttgttttttgttttgtataaaACTTGCTTGTTATATATAATTTGTGCAGAAGGTAGCATTTGATGTTGGTGGGTTTCATATTAGCCATATAAGGGAGTAGTAAAAGTAATAATCATGTATTTGATCCGCTGAACTCCCTTGATAACATTTTTGTCCGTTTGGAAATGGTTTGGCAAAATAGAGTTATTCTTCTGTGAGGAAATCATTTTGTAAATTGAACAAGTCACAAACACAGAGTCAATTAGAAATGGCTGGTGAATAAGTTCTAGGTTGGTAGGCTTCTTTTGGCCCCTAGATCAGGATGGAAGGTATCTGTGTCAATGCACCTGGGAAAGTCTTAGAGGATGAGACACAGTTGGCTTGATGTGTGCATTGTTGATTATTTGTTGCAGAGGGGGTTCTGTATTTTATCTTGGCAGATGGAGTAATTAGTGCCTAGTGCACTTCATtgccttttaattttttgaggAAGTTCATTCCAGTTATCGATAGAAGAATTATTCTGTCCTCAGACTAATGCTTAGTATGGTTCTACATAATGTGCGATGAAAGTCATTTGAACCCAAATTGCTTTGGTAGGTTATATGAAGAGTTGCGTTTTTGTTGTGTAGTTGATGAAGTTGTGTCTTATATGTGAACTATATGCATGTTCGGGGTGGAAAAAAGaggcaggggggggggggacacttAGGATGGTAAACAGTTAAAAGCCTTTTAAAATATGCATTTTTGAATACAAAATACATAGAACAAGTAAATAAaatgattttgaaaagaatatAGGGTAAGTGCATCCTAATATGTCATTGCATACACAGGAAACTTCTTTTTGTAATTAGATTATTATTGTGTTCAATTGTTCATGCAATCCTTTTGAAAGAGTTTAGTATTCATACAGAATAAAGTTTCCGGCCTTGGAGCTTTCCTTCATGCAGGTAATGGGTCCTTTGATTGGTAGATCGATCAGAGAGTGATGTAGTTCgaggagggaagaagagaagaggggtcAGCAAGCAAGCCTAGCCCATCGAGCAGCCCAAGTTGGGGCCCTTGTATTGGGTTTGAtccacttaatgggccagtctTAAGCTCATTATTTGGTCTTTAAAGTAACCTACGTGTAGGGGACAGTCCTACTTCCTATTTtgatagtttctattttattgtttgCTACTTTATTAGGTAGTGGCCAGTACTACATAGTtgcttgtttctatttttgttaagtAGCTACAAGttagattttattttgtatCCAGTTTTTATTTTGAGATGTATCTAGAAATTAGTTCTTCTATTAggctactttctattttaatgGGTTGCTACATTGTAGGGGATTCCTTCTCTACGCTAGGGGTGAAACCCTAGTTGCTgtttattaataaaaaaggGGCTGTTACCATACCCCACGGCttgaagattgaaaaaaaaaaaaaagactggcTTGATGCTTGGTTTGCTGTGAGAGACTGGTGGGGGGTGTGAGATCCTATTGGCTGGTGAGACTGACCAATGCCATATGTGAGAGGCCTTGTCATCTCCCtcctctcatttcttcattcttttacTACTTGTTTTATTTGCAATTTCAGTCCTACGTAGACCATTacttgggtgattttttgtgtgttttattACTGTTTGTGATGCAGATGCCAAGCTGTTTGGCAAGAAATACACTAAGGGAACTCATGGGAGAAGGGCTGGTTCACTTCACCAATTGGTGGACCAACCCAATGGGCCATAGGGCCaaccaactttgtgttgggccaGGCCAATAGGGCTGGGTGTTGCTGGGTCTCCCAAACCCAGATCATGGGGGCATAATGCCAATTTTTATtgacaaaattttgaagtaCAATGCTGGCCAAATGGCATCTCTGGTGGGGACCACATGAAGATTTCGGCTGCACCTTTAGGAATTAGGAGTGAAGATTTTTATTATGTTGCTATTTTTATTTCAGTCCCAGTTATTTAGAgtgatttctattttcatgttaCTAGCTTATtatgttaagtttctattttcttgttaCTTGAGGTGCAAGTACAGCCCTCTTTATTTTGTAAAGGCTGTTAATGCCTCCCCCACGATTTTTACAGTTGAGTGAAAGATTGCTTTAGCAAATTATGATTCCTTTCTCAAGTTTTGTTTGTGACTTGAAAGGCTGAAGAAGCCTGGCTGTGAGAGCCTAATCCACCTATCCccccactttctattttcttcttctccatcaagcCTGAGAGTTGTTTTGATCAATCCACTGCCAAGAAGACCAATCGagtgctgttgctgctgctgttgggAATCTTCATCTGAATACATCTCTCTTCTTCAACTGAAGTTGTTGTTGCTTCCTTGCAAGGCACCCAGTTGCTGCAACCTTCTAATTCCATAGCACCCCAACCACTCCACAGAACCTGTTGAATTGTGgagcatagcatcacaccaacACTTCCTCAACTCGATTCAAATTTTGGCCTGTTCTGTTGGCTAAATTGTCCTATTCTCcataaccttctaatttcattcCACCCTCATAACTTCACTTCTACCCATCAGAATTTTACCAAACTAACAGCAAAGCCTTCTCTCTATAGTCCCTACACTTGATCCAAGTTAGAGTCCAAACCGGGGAAAGGagaattatcctctccaattccctaaagctcggcggcagtgcggcagtggagatgccgacatgtggcagctcagacatccaatgatccgagctcattgactatgttgagttcggaccgttggatgtctgatTTGCCACGTGTCGTCATccccacctagcactgccgcactgctcagctttaagaattggagaggataatattCCCCAAACTGGTGGATGGTGTGGCCTGCAGatgattagtttctattttgggtggTCATATCTTCCCGCACAACCGTCAGAATTaattgaaactttcagcagtgTTTCTACCCTATACAAGCGTCCTTCGATCCAAAGCTGGGAGAATTCCTTTGGCTAGTTTGGTTGATTTCATAAACTTTCTAAGTCTgcctcttgtttctattttggatttgtgGGTTTACTTGGGACTAAATTTTGAAGGGCCATTACTTGGGTAATTTTGTGTATTTTATTACTGTTTGAGGGTTGCTGTAACTGTAATGGTAGTTCACTGTGGTACATGTTTTTGTTACATCTGAGTTTCTGGTTTCAAGGAGAAAGCCTGTGGTTCCTTATTATGTCCTTTCTTAGCCTGCGGCAGTATCACATCTGTTCAATAGCTCAAGATAAGTTTTTTGAAGTTTTCAACTGCTGGTACTAGCCTCCCTTCGACAGGGATTTTGGGGTATTCTGCCTTATGGGCTGAGTGGATATTGTTAGCTTCTAAATCTGAAACTAAATCTGTACCTGGGTTGCTATTTTAGTGACTTGTTCAGAATTATCCAGCCAttggaatgaatgaattttttcATATGATGATTAACTCAGGGAGTAATGTTTCTGTCTATATTCTGGTGCTATTTTGCCATGTGGATGAGGAGTTACAATGGTGTTTCTAAATCTGAAGCTAGTTCTGATTTCATCCTTTGGCCATAACttaatccaaccattggattggggaCAAACTTCGAGAGGTTGAATGAATCCAGGAGACCTAGTTATACTATTAATTTGGGACTGATCTGAGTACTGGTTTGGGGAGTATCACAGACCTTGGTCTGCTGGTTGTGCAGCTCTACAATTCTGCTATGGGTAGGATTCTGAATTCTATGATGAAGCTAGATTGAATCCACCATAGAGGCTCTCACTTGGGCTAAAAAGGCTGAAGTGTCCAGAGTTGTGTGCTTCTCAGATAGCCTGAAGATTGTTCACACTTTGAGTAACAGTGAGATCGACCCTGACCCTGAATTGGCATCAGTTCTCTTGGATCTTTGTGTTTTCACATGAGATGTTCAGGAATTCAAATTCATATACTTCTGACAGGACCTGAATAGGATGGCTCATATCCGTGTTTCCTACGGCTCTCATGTTTGCCTCTTGCACTTCCTGGAGTTCTCTTCCGTAGTGGCCCCTTCATTTTCCCTCTCTTTAGAGTTCTTTTTGGTTCTCTTCTGATTTGGTTTTTCTCTTGCATTGTAAGTACCCAAGAAAACAACGTTCAGATATTTATAatatgggaaaaggctgggcacacaGCCGGTGTACCGTAAGCTAGTGCCCTATGtgtctctcttttctccctttgaaatgacccccttGCCCCTCCTGTATGATGCTCCGTCTCACACCCCCGTTGGTGTTGCCCGCTAGCTTACCATACATGGGCGGTTTGCTTATCCCTCTCCCTTACAATATACCATATTAATCtacattttttttgtcatttgctAAAAGAAACATACCctgtagtttttgttttttttttttatctcttcttGTTTTTGGGGATTCTTGTGACTGAATCTTTGGTTTTTGAAGTCAATTACATCTGGACTGTTCAAAGGTTGAATGTTTATCATATCTCGAGTTGATAACTTTGATGCACTCATTGTTTGTTCTTCTAAGATTTGAGAcattactttattttttgaaCTTGAAGCATATGCAAATGATCACATTTTAACTGTATGACTTAAAATGACATGATATGGCTCacattgaaggagctaaaagaacaaGGGGTGgacctaaaatgactttggAAGAAGTGAGAAAAGATGTGCATTAGTTAGGATTAACAAGAAGTATGGCTCTGAATAAATCTGAATCATGAAACAGGATTCATGTAACcaaccctatttagttgggataaaacTTAGTTGAATCGAATTTATATTCTTTTCAACCTCTTGTTTTGACTCCAGGGATGCAGCTTTGCTCATCAAATGGCTGAACTAGGTTCTGGGAGATCGAGATATTTGTAACTCAGAAGGGCCAAATTCCTTTTCTCTGCTAGTAGAAGCATTTCTTTTAGGTGTAGCTTTAGATATGCCAATTCTTTTGCTGATGAGTTGCCTAAAGGTGGAGTGGTTAGACAGTACTTGCATTTGGGCCCCTATCCTGTCCATATAGTCGCTTCTCAAGGTAGTGGTTTTTGGTTATGTGATCCCTACTTGAGAGGACTActgtattttgttttttgccGTTGCCATTGTTGTATTCTGTGCTtatttgggtatattttttttttaaggttgcGTCTGAAACCAAGCAGGTTACAAACAGAATTCATTCATAACCGGACTCTTTTATCATTGATACAATGATGTGCCAATAAAATAGGAGGGTTTTGGTGTAATTTCACAACCGAGGAGAGAAGGCTCAGCGTAAGACTaatgagagggggggggggactaggAGCTGTCGGTGGGCAGAACAGGAGGAGGCCTTGGTCGAGTAAGGAGCTGCTCTTGATGCAGGGGGTTTCTGGAGGTGAACACCACGGCTTTCAGGTGGAAAGGACTTCAATGGTTGAGAGCTTTTATTTGCTGTTGAGGATACCCGTCTGGTCCTTGGAGGTGTCTTCAGGTGGATTAGTGGGATGATTTTTGTGGTTGTAAGTTGCATCGGGAATTTCTTTAAGAATGGAATTGGAGCATCAGGTGAGTTTGCCAGTCCTATCATTTCCTAAAGACGATAGTTTAGTAGTGCCCAGGCTATGGTGTTCTTTTCCTGCTCATCATTGTTCTCCGTTTCAGAGGATGGCCACTGGACAAAAAAAGATATAAGATGCAAACAGAATATTTATATGGTTAAATGAACCAGGCTGATGGTGAAGGCAGAGACAGAGGTGGGGTTGGGGTGGGCCAGGGGTAGCATTTGGAGTTGAATCCTTCTTggctaatttgaatttattCCAGCCATTTTGGGACGAAGGAAGCGAAACAATTACAGTTGGTCCTCCTTTCTTCCGATTGTTTCTCTCCGGTAAGCTTTTTGCCTGAATCCGTGCTTGATCGTCTTTGTTTTTGTCAGAGGGTTAGCTCGCATGGGAGTTTCGATCGATACAAATGGTACTCATAGTGGAATCAGGGGTAGAGTTTTGTCTCCCTCACTCCATGCACCACCTGTTGCATCCCTTGCCCTGCCATGGCCCTTCCTGTCCCTGCATGCCCTAATCAATTACCTTCCCTGCCTCAATTACATAATGTCATGTAAATTTGGAGGCTAATTTTTAATATTCAATTGTTCGATCCGCTCCTCAACCTTGTAAACATAAAATCGGGGAGTtgaagggggtggggtgggaagGAAGGCAGTGGCAGTTGGGGCGgggatgatggtggtggtggtggggcaACGATGGAGATGTTGGGGCAGGACTCCGGAGGGCAGATTGGAGTCAGGGAATTATAGGGCGGAGGGCGGTTGGGGCTGTGAATTGAAGGGAGAGTGAGTTGCAGAGGCATGGAGATGAGGTCATGCAGGGTGTGGTGatagaa harbors:
- the LOC122657904 gene encoding SEC1 family transport protein SLY1-like, yielding MALNLRQKQTSCIIRMLNLNQPLNSNGNVDEEVYKILVYDRFCQDILSPLIHVKELRKYGVTLYFLIDKERKSVPDVPAVYFVQPSPSNIQRIIADVSVPLYENFHLNFSSSIPRPLLEDLASGAVKSDSIQRISKVHDQYLEFVTLEDNMFSLAQKSCYVQLNDPSAGDREIEGIIEKIVSGLFCVLATLAVVPIIRCPRGGPAEMVASELDSRLRDHLISKNNLFTEGGNLGSSFQRPILCIFDRNFELSVGIQHDFRYRPLVHDVLGLKLNRLTVPGEKGGPRSYELDKSDPFWVANGSLEFPEVAVEIENQLNKYKKDVDEVNKRTGGKDTADFDGQDLIGNTKHLMSAVNSLPELTERKQVIDKHTNIATVLLGEIKERSLDSYVKKENDMLMRGSIDRNELLSVLSGKGSKVDKLRFAIIFLLSAETTPQSELEAVEAALRESEVDTCAFQYVKKIKSLNASLASASSASKNNIVDWAEKLYGQSLSAVTAGVKNLLSGDWQLALTRTVEALMEGKPNPDIESFLLFDPRAPRSSLGASGNHLKGPFKEAIVFMIGGGNYVDFGSLQEFAHRQQPAKHVIYGTTEVLTGAEFVDQLTLLGQKMGLGSNPVSQSH